tttatctttctgtttatatataaGCTGTTAAGCAGTCCTTGCTGCAAAAGTTTGATAGTGAATTGTGTAGCACTCCTTCCATATGTAAACTTACGTTAGCATGGCCCCTAAAGAAAAGTTATGCATTTAACGATACTGGTGTTCATTCTGTATGCTGTATTTCATGCTGTAATTGAAGCCGTGACAGTTACAGGAGGACTTACACATTGTAGGGGGAGCGTACTCAAACAGGCACCTTCATTTTGAGATTTGCACTTCTACCATACGTGGCTAGGCTTTCGAGAAAGAGGTGCAGGATTCATAAGTGGGCTTGCTGTTGGAAATGGTTGCGGCTGTAGCTGCCTGGGGACTGAACcaaagaatgaagaaagcagaatgtAATCTGTAGAGAAACGAAAGTTTTATCACtctacttgtttatttttgcagagggtttttattttcctgttttgcttgaGCCAGATTAAAGTTATCACTAAAATGAAAAGGCATGATCAGTTGACTGGGTTTTTAGATATAACACCAAGCTATGCAAAGCTTCCAGTGATCCATAATGTTCATAGTGAAGAAAGTATGTGTTTTTAAGTGTGTGTTAAGACTCTGGTACTgttgggaagggaagagagcaaTTTTAATGCCAATTGCACCGTACCTAATGGTGTGTAAGCTAGATGTTAAAGATTATCTCTCAAACGTGTTGACGTTTCCTGACTGTCTGCAGAGTTAGAAATGAGCTCTCCAATAACGAGATGAAATTCGGAGTGACGCAGGAGCCGTCTGCAGCATGGGGAGGACGTTGAGTGACCGCTTTACGCTTCTGTCTTTATTTAACAGgcttgggaaaaacaaaaaggaagacgAGCGCGCGAGACGCCTCGCCTACTCCCAGCACAGATGCGGAGTACCCGTCCAACGGCAGCAGCGGGGACCGCATCTACGACCTCAACATTCCTGCCTATGTCAAGTTCGCCTACGTGGCGGAGAGAGAGGATGAACTGTCCCTCGTCAAGGGGTCCCGGGTCATCGTCATGGAGAAGTGCAGCGATGGCTGGTGGAGAGGGAGCTACAACGGACAGATCGGCTGGTTTCCTTCGAACTATGTGGTAGAGGAAGTTGAGGAGGCCACTGCAGATTCACCGAGCTTCCTGAGCTTGAGGAAAGGCGCTTCCATGAGTAACGGCCAGGGCACCAAAGTACTCCACGTTGTTCAGACACTGTATCCATTCAGCTCCGTCACAGAAGAAGAGCTCAATTTTGAAAAAGGGGAAACAATGGAAGTCATTGAAAAGCCAGAAAACGACCCAGAATGGTGGAAATGTAAAAATTCCAGAGGGCAAATTGGTCTTGTTCCTAAAAACTATGTAGTAATCGTTAGCGATGGTCCTACCATTAACACTTCCCATCCACCTCAGATAAGCTACACGGGACCATCTTCCACCGGACGATTTGCTGGAAGAGAGTGGTATTATGGGAATGTTACCCGACATCAAGCAGAATGTGCCCTAAATGAGAGGGGAGTGGAAGGAGACTTCCTTGTTAGAGATAGTGAATCCTCGGTAAGTGCTATTCAGCGCCGCGGTCTTTGTAAGACATGATATTTGGTTTAACAAGTGTGGAAGCTCATAATGACcatatccttaaaaaaaaaaaaaaaaaaagggcttttcaTCTGTAAAGAAACAAGCAATGCTTCAGTGGTACAAACTGATACATGTACTGAGGGTGAGAATCAGTCTCTCACAGAAATTCAGTGACATTGACACTGAAATTTAACAACTACAGACTGCATTATCCAGGGCTTCTTAATTAGCAGACAAGTAACTAGATATTTAAAGCTTCCATCTGACTTTTCCTGTATTCCTCATATGCAGTCCTCAAATTTACGGCACTcccaaggaaaaacaaaacttgcaaaTTGCAAATTTAGTcattaatttgaatttaaagCCAGTTTAAAATGGGATGTTTGCGTtgatcagttttgttttgcctttaattAACATAGGTTAATACTGTAGGTTATATAAACTATTgattaaaaacttattttcatgtgtttctgCTCTACTTAGATGATTTAGGTTGTAATAGgataaaattattattgtatCTAACTGTTAAGATTATGATGCACAACAAAAAAGGCCAAGTGAGTAGCTCGTATTACTTGGAAATTGAGCCTTGATGACATCAGAGGGATGTAAGTAATGCTGATAAGGGATTATTATAATTCTGAAAGTTCAAATTTAAAGTTACACTGAAAGGCCTTTCATGTATGCTGAAGCAAGGGAAAGCATAGTTAAAGcactcaaaaaataattatccctttgttgtgatttttaaaagatgacagATTTTGATAATTCCCAAACATCTTTCTAACACTacaaaagtatatatattttgaaggtAAATGGAATCTTAATTTGGGATCAGGGCTTTTCAGCATTCGTTGCTTCAACTGTATTATTCCATGAGGACAAATTGTTTCATATGTGCTTCCACCTAAGAATTTAGCTGCTTCAGgtataaaaattcaaaatcaatACAGTTATATCCGCTCAGCCTTTTAATTTGAGGGTACACAGCTGCCAAAATACAGTAAGCTACAGACATCATCTCTATGCTGCAGTTGTTTCAGGTTTCCCCCATATTGTAGGTTGTGCTGGTTGGCAGCGTGgattgcaaataaaaattaaagcagtgtCAACTGCCTTAAACTTAATTTGAAGTGGAGCCATCTTCTTGACTCCGCTGTGTCTTCAGGAGACTGTATTGGTTGCATAAATCACTTGTGGGTTAGAACTGGTGGTAGTCTTTATCATAATTGCCTGTGAACGGAGGAGAAGCTGCTCCCGTGTACTGTTCCTAACGTAAGTGATTTCATTAACCAGTCGATAGGACGTGTTGGCATGGCTGTGGTGTGAAATGAAGAACGGGCTCTAAGTAATGGGGAGAATGAAGCTTGAGCTCAAATCTGGAAGTAAAGATCCTTTTAGTTCTCGATATTTTCTGAAGCGTTTCACGTTTTTCACTTGctgattttgttcttaaacTACTCAGAAGAGGTCCCAGGATGAAGTCAAAATCTCAGGTAGTACTAAAGCAGAGACAGGTAGCACACACTTTATCCCCTCGGAATAAGACTTCTTTCCCTACTTTAATAATCTAAAAGGCAGCTTTTTAGTTCAGCAGAATATCTTCTGAATTAACAGAGCCTGTATTTCTAATGTAACGACTAAAATGTGGGATTGGCTGGCTTGTTGGCTCTTGGCGAGAGAGATGAACAGAGGCTTCTAGTGACagtagaaaaaaagcataaagacaATGAAGTTGTTAATCTTGTAgaattttttaaatccaaattaaacattgctttctgatttctgaaaaacattggTAGTTCACTATTACTGTTTCCTTATTCCCTGAAATTTTGACATCATATTGATGAAAATAGAAATCTGTAATATTCCAGAAGTTTTTCTGGATAGAGAAAATTGTCTGAGTAACTTTTAGGCATCATTTCTCAATTgattttctctgcagcagacaCGTAGCTGTCAGACTACTTTCTTTGAAGCTCTCTTGTTGAGTTCCTATTTCTGCTCTTAGTTAACTGTAATcacaaaatgaagacaaatgcaAGTAAATCAGGGAAGACCGGGGAGAAAAACaggttaaatgaaaataaatcagaggagacccagaaggaaaaaaaaaaaagttagaaaacatGACTTACGAACAGAGGCTGACAGAACTGAGTTTGTTTAGCCAACAAAAGACAAGACTGAGGTAAGGGCATAGAGTTTTCCAGATGTGGCAAGCCACTAGAGGATGATGGTGACCATTAAAGTGCTCTGCAGCGGTCCTGATGTCCCTTCAGCCCAGCACCCCGGCTGACAGGTCCGTCTGTCCAGCAGATGGAGGCCGACTTTCAGATCCGGATGCTGCATGTTGGGTTATCCTGGCTGGTAGTGACCAATGGTCTTGGATAGTTTGAAGATGGATGCATtacttaaaatacagaagttcaCACCCATTTCTTGGTGCGTGCTGTGTCACACTGACCATTGTGTTACACCTCGTTTCCTTGCGTTTAGCAGCCTACATCTTGAGTAAACTAATTTCCTTGAAAGGACAAGGCAACCTTTTAATTTAGTATGACATCGTAACACTAAACACCTTGTGTTCAAAGCATTTCTAAACTCATTCTCTTCATTGTTACTGGGGAAATCGTTGCTCTGTGAGGCAAAAGATTCATTCAGACTGCAGTCTTTAAGTTGTTCCCAGCATCTAACACCTCTGGGAATCCCAGAGAGTTTACTCAGTTCATGTTACAGCAAGGttttttacacaaaataaaaaataatctgattcGAAGaactcatcttttttctttttccaatctTGATCTGGTCTTGCAGATCCTGTACGTGGCTTTTTTAAGCAATGAGAGGCTTTGTAGTTAGGCATGAAATTGCCTACTTTGTTGTGAGGCCACTTGGGAATTTCAATTTTTGTTAGGTTTAAAGACGTGTTTTACTATATCCCACGCTTTTTTCTGCCCTAATCTTATGGATATTATATTATCATATAATTTCTTAATGTATGTTATTTATAAAAGTATTGGGGACTGCtagattgttttcatttttctgtaagtacCAGGAATCGTCTAATAAGCTGATGGATGCGCTCGATAGCATCAGGGGAAATCTCGCTGAGAAGGacggggctgagcagagggaagtTGTTGGCTCTCCCTTTGCTCGATCTTCTACCAGACCAGCACTTCCCCTCGCATTGTAGTATGAACCCATCTATTAAAGCCAAAGGTACAGGGGTTTTTCACTTTCTAAAGAGGCCCATAGATAAACCAGAGTCATCCTGGTGTTCTTGTGCCTGATCTTTGATGTGTTGTTTTCTGTAGCCTTCCATCAACATAATTACAGAAAGTCTTAGATTTTTTTGAGTTCTGTGCTCGCTACTAGCTATGAAGAGCTCTGTTTGGATAGGTGAGGGTTTATGTTGTTCTGCATTCCCTTGAATGAGCGGGAGactgtcattttttccttttaaaacttcactatatgcaatattttacaatatttctCTAGATTTGACTTACCATTTGTTTGTCTCCCAGCCAGATTCCTTTAGCCAAAACTGCTGTCCTCAGTTACGCTCAGATCTAAGGGGTGCTGCTGCACTGGAGAATACCCTGAGATGAACTCCTGGGTAGCTAGCAGTCTGATTATCTTCATTAATTACGAAATGCTATTATTAGAATCATAAACCTGTTTGAACCATTTAAGCCCGCAGTTTATGTAACAGGCACAGTTATCTGCTGCTAAGATTTTTACCAACTCTGTTACACGGAGGTAATGTCACCTTAGCTTTTGGTGTTGTAAAAGAGGAGACtgaagcagagcacagaaaatggCTTTATTTGTTCTTCCTGTTGCAGGCTGCTCGGctgatttaaggaaaaaaaaaaaaaaaaggtttgtctTTTTAAGTAGCACTCTTTAACAAATGAGGCAGATGTAATCTCTGCAGAGTCTCTGTAGAGCCACTTTTTACCCGTTCTGAGTTGCAGGCGGTCAGATTTGTGCTTTCACTGCAGCACCTGGCACGAGACGACGTCTGGGCTGACCCTTCTGGGTGGGTGGTGGTCGTGCTTTGAAGATCCAGGACTTGGGttctgctggggagaggagcaAATCTGGAAGGAAGATCCTGCTGCTGCCGGTGCCCTGAGGCCcaaagggagctgctgccagcacctgcGGGCCCCTTGCGCTCTGCTGCGGCTGGGCCTGAAATTGTGCTGGGCCCCCAGCGAGGCAAGGCTGCTTCAGagtgacagcagaggaaagaggCGTAGGCTGAGAGCTTGTATGCTTTTTGAGGTGCTAATTCGGTAGCATTCAGGGTGTCCCATGTTATTATCCTGGAGTTTTAATCCTGGGAGTGTCAGGTAGAAGCGATGAAACGTGGCAACTGTTCAAAAACTGCAGCACTTGTCGTGCTCCGTGACGTGCTGTGATTGACAGCTACGgcagagagaaggaggaagCTTAGCTTTAAAACAGGCTCGAGGAAATATCCCTGTGGtttatttcaatggaaaaatggGAATTTTATTAGAACTGCATTTGAAACCGATGGAGCTGATTCACGTTTCTTACCTGTGTAACACTTACGTGAGACCGTGGTGGATGTTACATAAAGAAGAAAGGTATTTGTGTATATCTGAATAGGATGGGAGGGGTAGATAAGCAAAGTCTAAACCCTCCCAGATCGTTTTTTCCAGCTTGGCCACAGACCTTTGAGCtataacttgctttttttttaatgtgtatgtgACTGAATTAGGAGGAGGAGCAAGGAAAACCTGGGCTTGTAACTTGAAGGAGTTGGGGAGCGGGCTCACGGATTAAcctgcaaaatgagaaaatcttCCACGGAGGGAAAGGTGGTGCTAGGTGAAACTGGACCGAACAGGAAAGTTAAGGGATGGGAGCAGTAAAAGGCTTTCAGAGGGAGGCATTTTTCCCAGCATCTCCACTTAGGAGAAAAGTGTCTTGTTGCATTCTCAAATGGAGATTGTGAAGAGGGTACTTTCTACcctggtttgctttgtttttccttgtaagaccaaagaagtaaaattaaagGAACATTTTCCAGCCTGATGTCTCCCATGTGCACCAGCAGCCTATTGTTGTCTTAGTCATTAAGCAAGAGTTAAAATAAAGGATTCTGAAAGACTATCAGAAATTTTACACCTGGACTGAGGAGCTGCAAACTCATAACAGCTAATCTTCAGCAGTCTGTGGTAGGAATCGATTTAACTTCAGATTTAGGTCTTCCCGATTATGACAGTTCAACAGTATTCCCAGGTTCCCTGCCATGAGGCTGTAATTCAGTTGCAGAGTCATCAAGAGCCCCATAGATAGCAGGGATTAAAGCTTAACTTCTGATGTGCCTTTATTCAGTGTACGTGAGGCTTTTATTCCTGGAAAAGTTCGTGTGCAAACATCCAAATGGAGCAATTAATTtaagagggagaagggagaaaaaaattggCCAGCAGTTGAAACAAAATAGcttaaacagtaaataaaataaacaggctTGGAGCAAATCcaaggagggcagcagggaacCGATTCAAGCTGCATCGAACCAGCGTACTTTGGAACAGCAGTGTTAAAAGCACTGCTTtatctacagatttttttttttttttttggagataatctttttaatcattttgcaTATTTGTTACAGTGGGAAAGtaccaaaataaaaggaaacgCAAGGCCCGGgtgcttttgctgtttgttctcATATCCTGGCGAATTTACTAATTGGAGGCCAAGAAGGGGTTTCGGGGCTTTTGCAACAGCTGTTCAGGCTCTTCCATCTCCTTGCACCGGATGATGACTCTCAAAAGAGTTAGATCAGCCTTTCcgctattttaaaaattaaattagaggATGAAAAGAGCAACTTTGTAACGTatattctgggaaaaaaatcagcaataaTGATATCTTCTCTTTATGCACGAATCTAATTAGCAGCTCAGAGGCTGGGAAGAATGGACAGCAGTTCAGGAGGACATTCATTCATTAAAGTGTGTAACCAAAATGGCAGGAAATGTGTTTAACATATTGTGCAGGCCACCTCACAAAGATCTAAGCATGGCCAGCGCTTGGGAGAGGGGTCtaggagctgctccagcacctctctgTTCATCAGTGCTGCGACCTTGCTGGTCTAAAGGCTACGATTCTTAGCGAATACAAGGAAGTTGGACAACCCATACCCATGCTGGCATACTGGAAACAACTGCTTGGTTAGAAAACATGACAACATTGTGAAGCACTAAGTggttatttcagtttttaaccTTTGTCGTAAAGACTTTTCCtatttctaaaagcaaacaaaacatggTTTTGGTTCAGGTTATGAACTTTCCATTTGTAAGCTCTTCCATTTAAAGTGAGGGCCTCCCAACCCTCATCATCCAGTTTTCATCTGACATACGATCACCGTCAGAAGCACCAGCATCCCAGGGCTTGCTCAGAGCTTTGCTTGTGCACACCTCTGCTTCAGCCCcgggcagcagtgctgagagcCGGCTGGTCCCTCGTGGGTCTTGTTCTGCCTGGGTGAGGGCGCTGAgcagggtgggagctggggagctgtcaccttccttcttttctgcctctgcatGTGGTGCAGAAAGGGGAAGGGTCTCGTTTCTTCTATTCGTTAAAGTAACCAGTTGAGAAGACTTAAGAAATTTACCGTGCGAAATTACTCTGTTCTGGATAATTTAATTAGTGCTGAAACTTTGTCTTCTGTGGATGGGGACTTGACGGTgtggtttgtgttttaattctgtAGCTTTATCTTATTAAGAAAAAGGTGTACTCAGTAGGAGAAATTATTTCTCATACATGTGGTGATGAAGAtaaaaggtgcttttttttcttttgcaatacAAAGCGAGAACGGCCCTCTAGTGgtcacagatttaaaaaaaaaaaaaaaaaaaaaagtgataggGGGATTTTCTTCACCTCACCCAAGCAATATTGCAATAATTGGTCTCTCCAGGGCACTC
This is a stretch of genomic DNA from Cygnus atratus isolate AKBS03 ecotype Queensland, Australia chromosome 1, CAtr_DNAZoo_HiC_assembly, whole genome shotgun sequence. It encodes these proteins:
- the NCK2 gene encoding cytoplasmic protein NCK2, with translation MTEEVIVIAKWDYTAQQDQELDIKKNERLWLLDDSKTWWRVRNAANKTGYVPSNYVERKNSLKKGSLVKNLKDTLGLGKTKRKTSARDASPTPSTDAEYPSNGSSGDRIYDLNIPAYVKFAYVAEREDELSLVKGSRVIVMEKCSDGWWRGSYNGQIGWFPSNYVVEEVEEATADSPSFLSLRKGASMSNGQGTKVLHVVQTLYPFSSVTEEELNFEKGETMEVIEKPENDPEWWKCKNSRGQIGLVPKNYVVIVSDGPTINTSHPPQISYTGPSSTGRFAGREWYYGNVTRHQAECALNERGVEGDFLVRDSESSPSDFSVSLKASGKNKHFKVQLVDNVYCIGQRRFNTMDELVEHYKKAPIFTSEHGEKLYLVKALQ